AAACCCATGATAATCAAATTATTATAATTAGAAAAGATAGTAACAATATAGAAATTTATAACAAAAATTATGAAACATATGAAATAGAAAAAGAAGATATAGTAGTTACTTGTATGCATGCAATTAATCATCCAGTTGGGGGAGTAAATATATACAAAGTAGAATATAAAAATAAAAAAATTGTATTTGCAACGGATGTTGAAAGTTATGTAGGTGGAGATGAAAAATTAATTGAATTTAGTAAAAATGTAGATATTTTGATACATGATAGTGCTTATTTAAATGATGAATACAAATTAAAACAAGGATGGGGGCATAGTACTCCTGAAATGGCAGCAGTAAATGCAAAGAAGGCGGAAGTAAAAAAACTTTATTTAACGCATCATAGTCCAGATGATACAGATGAAATTGTAGATAAAAAAGTAGAAATAGCAAGAAAAATATTTAAAGA
This window of the Hypnocyclicus thermotrophus genome carries:
- a CDS encoding MBL fold metallo-hydrolase, giving the protein MADDIKIKFWGVRGSHNVFGDQYKKYGGNTTCLSIEIGKKIMIFDAGTGIINYGKDILKNKKNTEINIFFTHTHIDHIQGLMYFTPIYMKKYFFNFIGSAVFTASFSDILTNIMSHQYFPVKFRQTGSYKRIYETHDNQIIIIRKDSNNIEIYNKNYETYEIEKEDIVVTCMHAINHPVGGVNIYKVEYKNKKIVFATDVESYVGGDEKLIEFSKNVDILIHDSAYLNDEYKLKQGWGHSTPEMAAVNAKKAEVKKLYLTHHSPDDTDEIVDKKVEIARKIFKESYLAYETLEIKL